The genomic stretch TTCGTACACCAGATGAAGGATTGATAATTAGCGGTAAAGATGAACAGATTTTCAAGTTGATCCAAGAGCTTATGAAAGTTCAACCTACCGATCAGTCTCCGAAAGAACGTAAGCTATTATTGGTTATTAAGCTATTGGAAGAAGCATCTTTTAAGCTCCAAACGCTAGCTAAAGACTTAGGTGTTAGCATCACTACCTTAACTTCGTACTTGGATGAATTAACAGATTGGCTTGAACATTACAGTGTAACCCTTGTTCGAAGAAGAGGAGTTGGGTTAGAGGTCGTTTCAACTGAAATCAACAAACGAAAAGCACTTGCTAATTACTTTCTTGTTTATTTTGGAGAAGAGCTAATCGAACAGCTTTTTTTGCTTCAAAACAATAAATTAAAGCAAGAAAAGGTTTTATATTATTTTAATGCTGCTTATTTGGCGGAAGTGGATCGTATTGTTAATTTAAAGATAAATAAAGGCCAATCGAGGTTAGCAGACAGCGATTATATGGGGTTAATCATTCATACATGTATCATGCTACAAAGGTCTGAGAAAGGCTTTCAGTTAGAAGAATCAGTGTTAATTAAGGAAGCGTCAAATGAGTACCAATTAATCGAAAGTCTGTGCAAAGAGCTAGAGGAACAGTTTTCTCTCAGCATTAACACTAATGATATTACATTCCTAGCGGTTGTACTACGAGCATCTAAACTTCAAGTAGCCAACGCAGTAGATTACGATAGTATAGTTTTAGGACGCATGATTAAGAGAGTTATTCAAGATGTTTCCATTCAGCTGCATATCGACTTAACAAATGACTTTTCACTATTTCAAGGGTTATTAGCGCACATGGAGCCATCTATCTTTCGCATTCAACAGCAGCTAGAAGCATTTAATCCATTAACGGAAGAGATTAAAAAGAAGTATCCACTACTTTTTATGGCGGTACGAAACAGCATGGAAAAAGAGTTTAACGAGTTATCTTTTTCAGATGATGAAATTGCGTATGTAGTTCTTCATTTTGGCTCTTCTTTAGTAGTGCGAGAAGAAAATGTTGTAATCAAAGCATTAGTGGTATGCCCAACAGGTATCGGTACATCTAAGATGCTAGCGAGTCGAATAAAGAAAGAATTTATTGAAATTGACTCTGTTGATGTAAAATCGATTAAAGAAATTCATGAAACAAATATAGAAAAGTACGACCTTATTATTTCAACCGTCCGTTTACCGTTTTTAGCATGTGAATACATCTTAGTTAATCCGCTCCTTAGCGATGAGGATATTCATGCTATTCGAACCTTTCTTCAAAAAAATGTGGAGGAGTTAACACAAAAGAATCGATATACAGCAAAAAGCAGCATAACTGCTACTTCAAGTGCAAACGATAGACCACCTTTTCAACAAGTAATGAAAGAAATAAAAGAAGTGTATACAAGTATTGATTCTATTTTTGACAACCTAAGGATTTACCGAGAAGGTTCAACTTTAGGTCATGAGCAAATCATTGCTCGTATGGTTGCGGCTGCAGGTCGTGAAGGTTTGGTTAAAAACACACAAAGCATTATTCAAAAGCTCAAGGAGCGAGAAGAAAAAGGTGGGCTTGGTATTCCAGAAACAAGCATGGCCCTTTTTCACTGTCGACATGAAGGGATAGGACAACTATTGTTTCAAATTTCTCATTTGCAAAATCCTTGTCAGGTGAAAGGGATGGATGGAAAAATGCTGGAAACACGAAACCTACTGCTGATGTTGGCCCCAGAAAAGCTTACAATCCGTGAGCAAGAGATTTTAAGCCTAATTAGTACAAGCTTGATTGAAGATAAAGAGGCGATGATGATTTTTTCGTCCTCTAATGAAGAGATGATTCGAAAAAAACTGGAAGATACATTTTATGAATACTTACAAAATAATTTGATAAAGGAATGATAAGTGTGAAAACAGTTGTACATTTTGGTGCAGGCAACATTGGAAGAGGGTTTATCGGTGCGCTTTTTGCTCAGTCGGGATATCATGTTACGTTTGTGGATATTGCCCAACCAATTATTGATAAACTAAACGAAGATAAAAGGTACCATGTGAAAACGGCAGCGGAAGATACGGAAATAATTGAAGTGAATAATGTGTCTGGCTTAAATAATATGACGCAAGAGCAAGAAGTGTTAGAAGCTTTAAAAACTGCTACTTACATCACAACAGCTATCGGCCCGACAATTTTACCTCGTATTGCACCATTGATTGCAAAAGGCTTAGCAGCTCGCGTAAAGGAAACCGATGAGAAAGTATATGTTATCGCATGTGAGAATCAAATTTCTGCAACGGAGCTCTTAAAAGGCTACATTCTAGAGTGC from Bacillus sp. 1780r2a1 encodes the following:
- a CDS encoding BglG family transcription antiterminator is translated as MHVFITSREKNIIELIIKTSGKHTALSIASFLKVSARTVHRDLKTIESLLKQFNLQLVRTPDEGLIISGKDEQIFKLIQELMKVQPTDQSPKERKLLLVIKLLEEASFKLQTLAKDLGVSITTLTSYLDELTDWLEHYSVTLVRRRGVGLEVVSTEINKRKALANYFLVYFGEELIEQLFLLQNNKLKQEKVLYYFNAAYLAEVDRIVNLKINKGQSRLADSDYMGLIIHTCIMLQRSEKGFQLEESVLIKEASNEYQLIESLCKELEEQFSLSINTNDITFLAVVLRASKLQVANAVDYDSIVLGRMIKRVIQDVSIQLHIDLTNDFSLFQGLLAHMEPSIFRIQQQLEAFNPLTEEIKKKYPLLFMAVRNSMEKEFNELSFSDDEIAYVVLHFGSSLVVREENVVIKALVVCPTGIGTSKMLASRIKKEFIEIDSVDVKSIKEIHETNIEKYDLIISTVRLPFLACEYILVNPLLSDEDIHAIRTFLQKNVEELTQKNRYTAKSSITATSSANDRPPFQQVMKEIKEVYTSIDSIFDNLRIYREGSTLGHEQIIARMVAAAGREGLVKNTQSIIQKLKEREEKGGLGIPETSMALFHCRHEGIGQLLFQISHLQNPCQVKGMDGKMLETRNLLLMLAPEKLTIREQEILSLISTSLIEDKEAMMIFSSSNEEMIRKKLEDTFYEYLQNNLIKE